One stretch of Siphonobacter curvatus DNA includes these proteins:
- the rfaE2 gene encoding D-glycero-beta-D-manno-heptose 1-phosphate adenylyltransferase: protein MHTASKIKTLAEAIPQLVEWKTSGQRIVFTNGCFDIVHLGHVDYLEKARNLGDRLVLGLNTDASVSRIKGPLRPVVNEYARARLMASLAFVDTVILFDEPTPKELIESINPDILVKGDDYTVETIVGSDFVLGNGGEVKTVPLVQGFSTSALIEKIKTSF from the coding sequence ATGCACACAGCTTCAAAAATTAAAACCCTCGCCGAAGCGATTCCTCAGTTGGTAGAATGGAAAACCAGCGGTCAGCGAATTGTCTTTACCAATGGCTGCTTTGATATTGTACACTTAGGTCATGTCGACTACCTCGAAAAAGCCCGTAATCTGGGCGATCGGCTAGTACTTGGCCTGAATACGGATGCTTCAGTATCCCGGATCAAAGGACCGCTTCGCCCCGTCGTCAATGAATACGCCCGGGCCCGTTTGATGGCTTCGCTGGCCTTTGTGGATACTGTCATTTTGTTCGATGAACCCACGCCAAAAGAGCTGATTGAGTCCATTAATCCTGACATTTTGGTCAAAGGGGATGACTACACCGTCGAAACCATTGTTGGTTCGGATTTTGTATTAGGTAATGGTGGCGAGGTGAAAACGGTACCCTTAGTACAAGGTTTTTCAACTTCAGCGTTAATTGAGAAAATAAAGACTAGTTTTTGA
- a CDS encoding zinc metallopeptidase has translation MAGAYLIGIIFMVISMLVSWRLRSKFAEYSQVGLAVGLSGKEIAEKMLRDNGIYDVRVLSVEGQLTDHYNPADKTVNLSNDVYYGRSVAAAAVAAHECGHAVQHATAYSWLQFRSSMVPFLSIASSWMQWIILGGILLLNTTPIPLAIGVALFAATTLFSFITLPVEYDASNRALAWIERTGVATPREHEMASDALKWAARTYVVAALGSLATLLYYVSLLMGGRRSD, from the coding sequence ATGGCAGGAGCATATTTAATTGGTATAATCTTCATGGTGATCAGCATGCTGGTCAGCTGGCGATTACGTAGCAAATTTGCTGAATACTCACAGGTAGGCCTGGCGGTTGGCCTCTCCGGGAAAGAAATCGCTGAGAAAATGTTGCGGGATAACGGGATTTATGACGTACGGGTATTGTCCGTAGAAGGTCAGCTTACCGACCACTATAACCCGGCGGATAAAACCGTAAACCTCAGTAATGATGTGTACTACGGCCGCAGTGTGGCCGCCGCTGCCGTTGCTGCTCACGAATGCGGACACGCCGTACAGCACGCTACGGCCTATAGCTGGCTGCAATTCCGGAGTTCAATGGTACCTTTTCTGAGCATTGCGTCAAGCTGGATGCAGTGGATCATCCTGGGAGGTATTCTTTTATTGAATACTACACCCATTCCGCTGGCGATTGGGGTGGCCCTATTTGCGGCGACGACGCTTTTCAGCTTTATCACGCTGCCTGTGGAGTACGATGCATCCAATCGGGCTCTGGCCTGGATTGAAAGAACCGGCGTAGCAACGCCTCGGGAACACGAAATGGCATCCGATGCTTTGAAATGGGCTGCTCGTACGTACGTAGTTGCTGCCCTTGGTTCGTTGGCTACGTTGCTGTACTACGTAAGCTTATTGATGGGTGGCCGTAGAAGCGACTAG
- a CDS encoding Rid family detoxifying hydrolase yields MVLRLLTLSLILVASTVAFAQKKVHQTDAAPAPIGPYSQAVEANGLVFVAGQVGINPDTKKLVAGGVDGEVPQIMQNIQQILKAAGLSWSDVVNTTIYVKDLANFQKINTLYAKYFEKDFPARTTVGVADLPGGASVEIAVIAARRQ; encoded by the coding sequence ATGGTACTACGTCTCCTTACGCTCTCGTTGATACTGGTAGCTTCTACCGTTGCGTTTGCCCAGAAAAAAGTCCATCAAACGGATGCTGCCCCCGCTCCCATTGGTCCGTATAGTCAGGCCGTGGAAGCCAACGGTTTGGTTTTCGTTGCGGGGCAGGTCGGTATTAATCCGGATACGAAAAAACTGGTTGCGGGAGGCGTAGATGGGGAAGTTCCCCAAATCATGCAAAATATTCAGCAAATCCTCAAAGCGGCTGGGCTGAGTTGGTCGGATGTAGTCAACACTACTATCTACGTGAAAGACCTAGCGAACTTTCAGAAAATCAATACGCTGTACGCCAAATATTTTGAGAAGGATTTTCCGGCCCGTACCACTGTGGGCGTGGCAGATTTACCCGGAGGAGCTAGTGTAGAGATTGCCGTCATTGCCGCTCGCCGCCAATAA
- a CDS encoding amino acid permease, with protein MANDSFFRKKSIQQVLNTDATGESHGLSKVLGVRDLTSLGIAAIIGAGIFSTIGRASFDGGPAVSLLFVFTAIACVFTALSYAQFASTVPVSGSAYTYAYVSFGELFAWIIGWALILEYAVSNMVVAISWSEYFSSMLAGFGLHLPGWLTVDPSSASEAVRASAPSIGGIKLICDLPAGLITVLVTALVYIGIKESKNVSNMLVALKLAVILLVIVAGVFYVKPENWSPFAPNGVSGVLSGVAAVFFAFIGFDSISTTAEECKNPQQDMPKAMIYCLIICTVLYVLITLILTGMVHYKELNVDDPLAYVFHKVGFDFVAGVISVSAVIAITSALLVYQLGQPRIWMTMSRDGLLWPKFSKVHPKYHTPSFATIVTGVVVAIPSMFFDMGFFVDLTSVGTFFAFILVCCGVLYLDYQGLTKYSKFRVPYINGQFVVGIGFVIAIAFAIYSNHFVLAMEEKPLLFVFWIVWAILSVLSYRLKFSLLPVLGILTNLYLMTELGFWNWGAFVAWLLIGLVIYFSYGRKHSKLAKA; from the coding sequence GTGGCCAACGACTCCTTTTTTCGTAAGAAATCCATTCAACAAGTACTAAACACTGACGCTACCGGTGAGTCGCATGGCTTATCGAAAGTGTTGGGTGTTCGCGATTTAACCTCTCTGGGGATTGCGGCCATCATTGGAGCCGGTATTTTCAGTACCATTGGTCGGGCCAGTTTTGATGGCGGTCCTGCCGTATCCTTACTTTTTGTTTTCACCGCCATTGCCTGCGTATTTACGGCGTTGAGTTACGCTCAGTTTGCTTCGACCGTACCCGTTTCGGGCAGTGCGTATACGTACGCGTACGTATCCTTCGGCGAATTATTTGCCTGGATTATCGGCTGGGCCCTGATCCTAGAATACGCCGTTTCCAACATGGTAGTAGCTATTTCCTGGTCGGAATATTTTTCTTCTATGCTGGCGGGTTTTGGGCTTCATCTACCCGGGTGGCTCACCGTCGATCCCTCCTCCGCCAGCGAAGCGGTTCGGGCCTCGGCTCCTTCCATTGGCGGAATCAAGCTCATCTGTGACTTACCGGCAGGACTTATCACGGTACTGGTAACGGCTCTGGTATACATCGGAATCAAGGAGTCCAAAAACGTCAGTAACATGCTGGTGGCTTTAAAGCTGGCCGTTATTCTGCTGGTGATTGTTGCCGGCGTATTTTACGTAAAACCCGAAAACTGGTCGCCCTTTGCCCCCAACGGCGTAAGTGGTGTATTGAGTGGCGTAGCCGCGGTATTCTTCGCGTTCATCGGTTTCGACTCGATCTCTACAACTGCTGAAGAATGTAAAAATCCCCAGCAGGACATGCCCAAGGCCATGATTTACTGCCTGATTATCTGTACCGTGCTTTACGTGCTGATTACCTTGATTCTGACGGGTATGGTTCATTACAAGGAATTGAACGTGGATGATCCGCTGGCGTATGTCTTTCACAAAGTAGGGTTTGATTTTGTGGCAGGGGTGATTTCGGTCTCGGCCGTCATCGCCATTACGAGTGCCCTGCTGGTGTATCAGCTCGGTCAGCCCCGTATCTGGATGACCATGAGCCGCGACGGTTTACTCTGGCCCAAGTTTTCGAAAGTACATCCGAAGTATCACACGCCTTCGTTTGCGACGATCGTTACGGGCGTAGTGGTCGCGATTCCTTCCATGTTCTTTGACATGGGTTTTTTCGTAGACTTAACCAGCGTAGGCACCTTCTTTGCCTTTATTCTGGTCTGCTGTGGGGTGCTGTACCTCGATTACCAGGGACTGACGAAATATTCTAAATTCCGGGTTCCGTACATCAATGGCCAATTTGTAGTAGGCATCGGCTTTGTTATCGCGATTGCTTTCGCCATTTATTCCAATCACTTTGTACTGGCCATGGAAGAAAAGCCGCTATTGTTTGTGTTCTGGATTGTATGGGCCATTCTATCGGTACTAAGTTACCGCCTCAAATTTTCTTTGCTCCCGGTTTTAGGAATCCTTACGAATCTCTATCTGATGACGGAACTGGGTTTCTGGAACTGGGGAGCTTTTGTGGCTTGGCTACTGATTGGACTCGTCATATACTTCAGCTACGGACGTAAACACTCCAAACTGGCTAAAGCCTAA
- a CDS encoding ATP-binding cassette domain-containing protein: MSIVVKELSKIYGPQKAVDQISFEVKPGEIVGFLGPNGAGKSTTMKIATGYLRPSSGTVEVAGYDVTQHSMEVRQHLGYLPEHNPLYLDLYVKEFLRSMGALYGLKGETLSRRVNEVIEQVGLGLEQHKRIGQLSKGYRQRVGLAQALVHNPQVLILDEPTTGLDPNQLAEIRSVIKNIGREKTVLFSTHIMQEVEAICDRAIILKRGKLVADESIESFRQSGKSLETLFRELTA; this comes from the coding sequence GTGTCCATAGTTGTCAAGGAGCTTTCCAAAATATACGGGCCGCAGAAAGCGGTAGATCAGATTAGTTTTGAAGTAAAGCCGGGAGAAATTGTCGGTTTTCTCGGACCTAACGGGGCGGGGAAATCCACGACCATGAAAATTGCTACGGGGTACCTACGGCCTTCCAGCGGTACGGTCGAAGTCGCTGGCTACGACGTCACGCAGCATTCAATGGAAGTTCGGCAACATCTGGGCTACCTGCCGGAACACAATCCCCTGTATTTGGATCTGTACGTGAAAGAGTTTCTGCGTTCAATGGGAGCGTTGTACGGACTAAAAGGTGAAACGCTCAGCCGACGGGTGAACGAAGTCATTGAGCAGGTAGGGCTGGGGCTGGAACAACACAAACGCATCGGACAATTGTCGAAAGGGTACCGGCAACGCGTTGGACTGGCTCAGGCCCTGGTACACAATCCTCAGGTATTGATTCTCGACGAGCCCACCACGGGTCTGGACCCTAACCAGCTGGCTGAAATCCGGTCAGTTATCAAAAATATCGGTAGGGAGAAAACGGTACTGTTTTCTACCCACATCATGCAGGAAGTCGAAGCCATCTGCGACCGGGCCATCATCCTGAAGCGGGGTAAGCTGGTGGCGGATGAATCCATAGAATCCTTTCGGCAATCGGGCAAATCACTGGAAACCCTGTTCCGTGAACTGACGGCCTAG
- a CDS encoding DMT family protein: MKGLACVALLVVSNAFMTLAWYGHLQVKQWPQLAKLSLFGVIALSWGLAFFEYVFQVPANRIGSEETGGPFTLFQLKIIQEVVSLTVFTLMTVYLFKTDHLAWNHAVGFVFLIIAVFFIFKKW, translated from the coding sequence ATGAAAGGATTAGCTTGTGTTGCTTTACTCGTAGTTTCAAACGCTTTTATGACATTGGCCTGGTACGGACACTTGCAGGTCAAACAATGGCCCCAACTGGCCAAACTTTCGCTATTCGGCGTCATTGCCCTGAGTTGGGGACTCGCCTTTTTCGAATACGTCTTCCAGGTGCCCGCCAATCGGATCGGCTCCGAGGAAACGGGAGGGCCGTTTACGCTCTTTCAGCTCAAGATTATCCAGGAAGTAGTATCGCTGACGGTCTTTACGCTCATGACCGTTTACCTGTTTAAAACCGATCACCTGGCCTGGAACCACGCCGTCGGATTTGTCTTCCTGATCATTGCGGTGTTTTTCATTTTCAAGAAATGGTAA
- a CDS encoding MFS transporter produces MVSTSSVVPQPSRQSLSALDKANFLLADVRDGMGPYLAIYLMVTLRWQPQDIGIAMSVMGITTVVMQTPAGILVDRTTRKKLFTVLASLLMAVAALLTITVPTYPVIMAGQALMGISAAWFGPAVAAITLGLVGHQALDARIGRNETFNHAGNVIAALLAGLIGHFLSSKGIFVLLAVMSLLSSISIWQIKDGEINHELARGSGESDHKTDESPWRSLLRRPSLLLFALACVLFHFANAAMLPLLGQRLSLKAQAGEASVYMSACIVVAQIVMIPVSAWVGKHASKGRKRILLVAFLVLPIRGVLYTLTNDEILLVCIQVLDGIGAGIFGVLSILIVSDLTKGTGLFNTTQGAIATAVGLGASLSNAFAGFLLQRSNFQTVFLVLASIALVALLLVWWGVPETKAAEASAQ; encoded by the coding sequence ATGGTAAGCACTTCTTCTGTGGTACCGCAGCCTTCCCGACAAAGTCTATCCGCACTGGACAAAGCGAATTTTCTGCTGGCCGACGTTCGCGATGGGATGGGGCCTTATTTAGCCATTTATTTGATGGTGACGCTACGGTGGCAACCCCAGGACATTGGTATTGCTATGTCCGTCATGGGAATCACAACCGTTGTTATGCAGACGCCCGCCGGAATACTGGTGGATCGTACCACGCGTAAAAAGTTATTTACGGTGCTGGCTTCCCTGTTAATGGCAGTAGCCGCCTTACTCACCATTACGGTTCCAACGTATCCGGTGATTATGGCAGGTCAGGCACTAATGGGTATTTCGGCAGCCTGGTTCGGCCCTGCGGTGGCAGCCATTACGCTGGGCTTAGTCGGACATCAGGCACTCGATGCCCGCATTGGTCGTAATGAAACCTTTAATCACGCCGGGAATGTAATCGCTGCCTTACTGGCGGGACTCATTGGCCATTTTCTCAGTAGTAAAGGCATTTTCGTCCTGCTTGCCGTCATGTCTCTGCTCAGTAGCATCAGCATCTGGCAAATCAAAGACGGGGAAATCAACCACGAACTGGCTCGTGGCAGTGGGGAGAGTGATCACAAAACGGATGAAAGTCCCTGGCGGTCGCTGCTACGTAGGCCTTCTCTATTACTCTTTGCTTTAGCTTGTGTCCTGTTTCATTTTGCGAATGCGGCCATGCTACCCCTGTTAGGGCAACGGCTCTCGCTAAAAGCCCAGGCGGGCGAAGCCTCCGTCTATATGTCGGCCTGTATCGTTGTCGCTCAGATTGTCATGATACCTGTCAGTGCCTGGGTTGGAAAACATGCTTCCAAGGGTCGTAAACGTATTTTGTTGGTCGCCTTCCTGGTTTTGCCCATTCGTGGGGTACTATATACGCTAACCAACGACGAGATTTTATTGGTATGCATTCAGGTACTAGACGGAATAGGAGCTGGTATTTTCGGGGTTTTATCGATCCTGATTGTATCGGATTTAACGAAGGGTACCGGATTGTTCAATACCACGCAGGGAGCTATTGCCACGGCCGTTGGATTAGGGGCTTCGCTGAGTAATGCGTTTGCGGGCTTTCTGCTCCAGCGTAGTAATTTCCAAACGGTATTTCTGGTTTTGGCCAGTATTGCGTTAGTCGCTTTGCTGCTGGTGTGGTGGGGCGTCCCCGAAACAAAAGCGGCGGAAGCGTCAGCACAATAA
- a CDS encoding SusC/RagA family TonB-linked outer membrane protein, with product MNKRLSILLLLLSSLWATAQDRQLTGVITSSEDGQPLPGVSISIKGTAKGATTNADGAYQLAVSSGNTLVFSYVGFTSKEVVLGDESTLNIQLQMNASSLSEVVVTALGITREKKALGYSVQEIGGKQLTQARETNLVNALSGKIAGVQVTNSNGAPGASSRMLIRGANSIGSNNQPLFVVDGVPIDNSNYGSGTGVDYGNGAGSLNPDDIESMSVLKGPSAAALYGSRGANGVVLITLKSGRGSKGIGVSVNSNTTFDTPFRQPEWQNEYGQGAKGLFKFVDGRGAGVNDGVDESWGPRLDGRLIEQFDSPVVNGVRTATPWVAHPDNVNQFFRTGKTYTNNVSVTGGSDKGDFRLSLTDLNQSGILPFTNYKRQTVSLNAGWNLTPKLNIRATGNYVKDGSDNRTNWGLYFIWFGRQVDMENLKNYTAPGSIYQNNWNYNYWTNPYYQLANSKRENEKDRLYGNISATYKLTDWLSLMARTGTDYYADRRKTKNAARTSNLFDGYNEEQIFVRESNSDFLLNATHKFGEFDLTANIGGNHRKNFYQRDYMSAAELAIPRVWNMGNSRLRPVTENSYSQKVVNSLYASANIGFRNYLFIDLTARNDWSSALPSSNRSYFYPSAAVSAVLTDMFNVQSSFLSFAKIRGGIARVGNDTDPYNLMQTYEYANAWGSLASLKESNGLLNPELKPELTSSYEIGTELKFFQNRIGLDLTYYDKQSFNQILKVDVSNATGFSSKLLNAGRLQNRGIEIQLTGTAVKTNSFKWDIALNWARNQNKVVELAQGLTTYTLGTVRGMGIEARVGQPYGTFFGQGFQRAPDGQIVYDQSGYPVINPVRRVLGNFTPKWIGGLQNTFTYKNLSLTTLIDMKQGGDIFSQTINIGRYTGVLKETTVGRETGIVGQGVVNVGTAANPEYVPNTKNISSEEWHHKYYLLTNNEETIFDGSYVKLREVRLTYVFPGKVFKRLPFRDITISAVGRNLALLHSNIPHIDPETSYYNDGNLQGIENGQIPTTRSVGFNISLNL from the coding sequence ATGAACAAACGTTTATCTATTTTGCTATTGCTGTTGAGTAGTCTCTGGGCAACCGCTCAGGATCGGCAGCTGACGGGCGTGATTACTTCTTCGGAAGATGGGCAGCCGTTGCCAGGGGTATCGATTTCGATCAAGGGCACCGCCAAGGGTGCTACCACCAATGCCGACGGAGCGTACCAGCTGGCTGTATCTTCGGGCAATACGCTGGTATTCAGTTATGTGGGTTTTACGAGTAAGGAAGTAGTGCTGGGGGATGAAAGTACGCTGAACATCCAGCTACAAATGAACGCCAGTAGCCTGAGCGAAGTCGTGGTAACGGCCTTGGGCATTACGCGAGAAAAGAAAGCCCTGGGATATTCGGTACAGGAAATCGGGGGTAAACAACTAACACAGGCTCGGGAGACCAACCTGGTGAATGCCCTGTCGGGTAAAATTGCCGGCGTACAGGTAACCAACTCCAACGGAGCACCGGGAGCTTCCTCACGGATGCTGATTCGCGGAGCTAACTCCATTGGTAGTAACAACCAGCCTCTGTTTGTAGTGGATGGAGTACCTATCGACAATAGCAACTATGGTTCGGGAACGGGCGTGGATTACGGGAACGGTGCCGGTTCGCTCAACCCCGACGATATTGAAAGCATGAGTGTACTGAAAGGCCCCTCCGCAGCGGCTTTGTATGGTTCGCGTGGAGCGAACGGCGTGGTACTGATCACGTTAAAGAGTGGTCGGGGATCCAAAGGAATTGGCGTTTCGGTGAATTCCAATACGACGTTCGATACGCCCTTCCGTCAGCCTGAATGGCAAAACGAATACGGTCAGGGGGCTAAAGGCTTATTCAAATTTGTGGATGGTCGCGGAGCGGGCGTGAACGATGGCGTGGATGAAAGCTGGGGCCCCAGACTAGACGGTCGCCTGATCGAGCAGTTTGATTCGCCCGTAGTGAATGGCGTGCGTACAGCAACACCCTGGGTAGCTCATCCAGATAACGTCAACCAATTCTTCCGAACCGGTAAAACGTATACGAATAACGTTTCCGTAACCGGTGGCAGCGACAAAGGCGATTTTCGTCTGTCGCTTACCGATCTGAATCAGTCAGGTATTCTGCCTTTCACGAACTATAAACGTCAGACGGTTTCGTTAAATGCCGGTTGGAACTTAACGCCGAAACTGAACATCCGGGCCACGGGTAATTACGTGAAAGACGGTAGCGATAACCGTACGAACTGGGGGCTGTACTTTATCTGGTTTGGTCGTCAGGTGGATATGGAAAACCTGAAGAATTACACGGCTCCGGGTAGTATTTACCAGAATAACTGGAATTACAATTACTGGACGAACCCCTATTACCAGTTAGCCAATAGCAAGCGGGAAAACGAAAAAGATCGTCTGTACGGAAACATTTCGGCTACGTACAAACTTACCGACTGGCTGTCTTTGATGGCTCGTACGGGAACGGATTACTACGCCGACCGTCGCAAAACGAAAAATGCGGCCCGTACCTCAAACCTGTTTGATGGCTACAATGAAGAGCAAATCTTCGTGCGGGAATCCAACTCGGATTTCCTGTTAAACGCTACGCATAAATTCGGTGAGTTTGACCTGACGGCTAATATCGGGGGCAACCACCGGAAGAATTTCTATCAGCGGGATTACATGTCAGCGGCGGAATTGGCCATTCCCCGGGTGTGGAACATGGGTAACTCCCGACTGCGTCCGGTAACGGAAAACTCATACAGTCAGAAGGTGGTGAATAGCCTGTACGCTTCGGCGAACATTGGCTTCCGGAATTATCTCTTCATTGACCTGACGGCTCGTAACGACTGGTCGAGTGCGTTGCCTAGCAGCAACCGTTCGTACTTCTATCCTTCGGCGGCCGTAAGTGCCGTACTGACGGATATGTTCAATGTACAGTCTTCCTTCCTGTCGTTTGCTAAAATTCGGGGCGGTATTGCCCGGGTAGGTAACGATACGGACCCTTATAACCTGATGCAAACCTACGAGTACGCGAATGCCTGGGGTAGTCTGGCTTCTCTGAAAGAAAGCAACGGCCTGCTGAATCCGGAATTAAAGCCGGAGTTGACCAGCTCGTACGAAATCGGTACGGAACTTAAATTCTTCCAAAACCGGATTGGACTGGACCTGACGTACTACGATAAGCAGTCGTTCAACCAAATTCTGAAAGTGGATGTATCCAATGCGACGGGTTTCTCTTCTAAACTGCTGAACGCAGGTCGTTTGCAAAACCGGGGTATCGAAATTCAACTGACAGGTACAGCGGTGAAAACCAACAGCTTCAAGTGGGACATTGCCCTGAACTGGGCCCGCAACCAGAACAAAGTCGTTGAGTTGGCTCAGGGACTGACGACCTACACGCTCGGAACGGTTCGCGGCATGGGCATCGAAGCTCGGGTCGGACAACCCTACGGAACCTTCTTTGGACAAGGTTTTCAACGGGCCCCGGACGGACAAATCGTATACGACCAGAGTGGGTATCCCGTGATTAATCCGGTACGTCGTGTGTTGGGTAACTTCACACCCAAGTGGATCGGCGGTCTGCAAAATACCTTCACCTACAAAAACCTGTCGCTGACGACGCTCATCGATATGAAGCAGGGCGGAGACATTTTCTCGCAAACCATCAATATTGGTCGCTACACGGGCGTGTTGAAGGAAACCACGGTAGGTCGGGAAACGGGTATTGTGGGACAAGGGGTAGTCAACGTTGGTACAGCGGCTAATCCGGAATACGTACCGAATACGAAAAACATTTCGTCGGAAGAATGGCACCACAAGTACTACCTGCTGACCAACAACGAAGAAACCATTTTTGATGGTAGTTACGTGAAGCTTCGCGAGGTACGCCTGACCTACGTCTTCCCCGGAAAAGTATTCAAGCGTCTGCCCTTCCGTGACATCACGATTTCAGCAGTAGGCCGGAACCTGGCTCTGCTGCATAGCAACATCCCGCACATCGATCCCGAAACGAGCTATTACAACGACGGTAACCTGCAGGGGATTGAAAACGGACAGATTCCGACCACCCGTTCCGTTGGTTTCAACATCAGCTTAAATCTGTAA
- a CDS encoding SusD/RagB family nutrient-binding outer membrane lipoprotein, whose protein sequence is MIRIFHSFRYKAALAFVLVGLSACTGEFDQMNTNPNNPTTASAELFMPHGIQTAVDAYWGGSLGMDVGNLVPQHWARIQYTDVDQYTTSNDVANAGWSNFYIEALADYQRIYKISQETGNTNYQAVATILRSWVFTLLTDVYGDIPYSDAIKGMEGTLQPKYDAQKDVYAGLIAELKTAAELINTTDKSKAIAGDILFNGDLTKWKKFANSQSLRILNRMLAKADAPIDVKAEIERILKDPTKYPVLTSNADNVQLVYLNAAPSNNPVNENRKTRDDHRVSATLVNKLKGMEDARLKVYANLPADGGDYKGVPNGLSASDANALGLSKTSKVGDYFVSATAPGVIMTYAELLFIKAEFAYKGITWAGEAATLYTDAIKASHAQYGLTASDAYLTANAFKSGTAGYTQLIEQKWIALYGQGVEAWTEYRRTGIPVLTPPTLNTNGGVIPTRLPYPGSEESLNYTNFSEALKRQGGQNDKKLKLWFAK, encoded by the coding sequence ATGATACGCATTTTTCATTCATTCCGATATAAGGCCGCATTGGCGTTTGTACTGGTTGGCTTATCCGCCTGTACGGGTGAGTTCGACCAAATGAATACCAACCCGAACAACCCGACCACGGCTTCGGCAGAACTTTTCATGCCGCATGGTATCCAGACGGCCGTCGATGCTTACTGGGGTGGTTCGCTAGGCATGGACGTAGGAAACCTGGTCCCGCAGCATTGGGCTCGGATTCAGTATACCGATGTCGATCAGTATACCACTTCCAATGACGTTGCGAACGCGGGCTGGAGTAATTTCTATATTGAAGCTCTGGCCGATTACCAGCGTATTTACAAGATTAGCCAGGAGACGGGAAATACGAATTATCAGGCCGTCGCCACCATTCTGCGGAGCTGGGTATTTACCCTGCTTACGGATGTGTACGGAGATATTCCGTATTCAGACGCCATCAAAGGCATGGAAGGGACATTACAACCTAAGTATGATGCTCAGAAAGACGTCTACGCTGGTCTGATAGCGGAACTGAAAACGGCTGCGGAACTTATCAATACCACGGATAAAAGCAAAGCGATTGCGGGGGATATCCTGTTCAATGGCGATCTGACCAAATGGAAGAAATTCGCCAACTCGCAAAGCCTGCGTATATTAAACCGAATGCTGGCAAAAGCGGATGCTCCGATTGATGTGAAAGCCGAAATCGAACGTATTCTGAAAGATCCGACGAAATATCCGGTACTGACTTCCAATGCCGATAACGTGCAATTGGTGTACCTGAATGCGGCTCCGAGTAATAATCCCGTGAACGAAAACCGCAAAACGCGGGATGACCACCGGGTGAGTGCGACGTTGGTGAATAAACTGAAAGGGATGGAAGATGCCCGACTGAAAGTATACGCTAATCTGCCCGCCGATGGGGGTGATTACAAGGGCGTACCCAACGGGCTTTCGGCATCGGATGCCAACGCTCTGGGTTTGTCAAAAACGTCGAAAGTGGGGGATTACTTCGTATCGGCTACGGCTCCAGGCGTAATCATGACCTATGCTGAATTGCTGTTTATTAAAGCCGAATTTGCGTATAAGGGCATTACCTGGGCTGGCGAAGCGGCTACCCTCTATACGGATGCCATTAAAGCTTCGCACGCTCAGTATGGCCTCACGGCATCGGATGCGTATCTGACGGCGAATGCCTTCAAAAGTGGTACGGCGGGTTATACCCAACTGATTGAGCAGAAATGGATTGCTCTGTACGGGCAGGGCGTGGAAGCCTGGACGGAATATCGCCGGACGGGTATTCCCGTGCTGACGCCTCCGACGCTGAATACGAATGGTGGTGTCATACCCACGCGGTTGCCTTACCCGGGTTCGGAAGAATCGCTCAACTATACCAATTTCAGCGAAGCTCTGAAACGTCAGGGCGGCCAGAACGACAAAAAACTGAAGTTATGGTTTGCTAAATAG